TGGAGAGATGGGGCTGCCCCCTGAGGCTGGGGGGTGCggtgggaggctggggaggggaggggaggggggaaggcagaTGGAGTGGGcgagatggggggcaggagggaggttgtCAGGGCGGCTGGGGGGGCCTCAGTCCAACCCCCACTCACTCCCCTCCTACACAGGCCGGCTCGCGCAGTGTCTGTGCTCTCGGCTTCGCCTCCTCCTGCAGCCTCCTGGTGGCGCCGGCGGCCGGGAGCATCTGGCTGTGGGGCCTGCATGGCGACCCCAATACCGGGACCCTCAGGTGAGCTGGGCGGGGCAAGCTGGATGCCTGGGTCCCTTCCTGGCCCCATCTCTCCctggggagcggggggtgggggagggccatGCCCTACCGACCCGGGCCACCGAGGTCCCGTTTCCCGTACcagtctctgcagcagctggcctgggccccacactgaccgcgtctctctctctctctcagcctggaGCGTGAGCGCTCCCTGGGGGAGGTGGCAGCTCCCGTTACCTGCATGGGGCCAGCCGGGCCCCCCGGCTCCCTGGTCCTGGGGCTGGCGAACGGGGAGGTGCTGCTGTTCAGAGTCCACCAGGCGGTGCTGAAGCCCCTCTGGTGAgtcgggaggtggggggggtgtgtgtgcctGCGGCTCCTTCGGTGATGTGAGGGGTTCAGGCGGGGTCCCTGCAGTTCCCTTGGTGAATGGGGGATTCAGGGGGAGGGCAGCCCCCTATGTTCCTGGGTTTGACCCTCGTCTCTGCCCCTGTAGCTTAGTCAGCCCGGATATCTGGGTTCCAGACCCCCCTGAGTACCTGTTTGATGTGGCTGTGACCCCAGATGGGCGGCTTCTTCTGTGGAAGGGGGTGAAAGAACCCACCCTGTACGAACTGGTGAGTGACTGTACGAACTGGTGAGTGactgggcagagaacccaggaatctgggcacccagccctgtccccccttccccaatgctccctcccagagctggcagagaacccaggtgtcctgctgcccagccctgcccccctccctcccaccagcacACTAGGCCCCacagcagagaacccaggagtccgggcgcccagtccccttccctccccccccccagcgcactaggcccctcccctccctgagccggcagagaacccaggaatccaggTGCTCACACCAGTGTTGTTTGCTCTGTAGAGGGTGGAGGAGTCGGAGGAACTGGAGAAATCCCGGGAGGCCAAGATCCACCTCTGGGAGCGGGATGAGGACGCCGATTCCAGCTGGTTCAGCAGGGCCTGGCTCAGCCCCGGTGAGTCCTGGCTCagagctgcgggtcgggagtgaggggcaccggcagggctgggctagcagggggctgcgggtcgggagtgtgtgggggcagggctagcaggggctTTGGGTTGGGCATGAGGGGCAGTCGGGAGGTTCAGCTCTGTCCCTTCGCAGACTCATCCCTGCTCCTCGCCGGCTCCGACGGGATGCTCTGGACTCGGGCTCTGTGGAGCGAGGAGGATGATGCAGCCGAGTCCTGGAGCAGcgaggggtggcagcagcagcgggtgAGCACTCCCTGGCTGGGCCTATCTCTGTTGGGGACCCTGTCCCGGCAGGGcccatccctccttccctgctggcagcagcccaGTCTGCTCCACTAGGTGGGGTGCGGCCCTTGTCAGCCCAGCGGATGTTTCCCTCCTTGCGTGTCATTGGTGTGGTCAGCAGGGTCCAGGGTTAACACCCAGCGCAACGAATGACAGTGAGCTATCCCCATCCTTGCGAGGGGCTTGGCCCCTGCTGAGCTTGGTGCGGGCTGACCGTAGCCTCAGGTCAGCTtccggggggcagagggttcattcTCTTCCCTGGAAGCGGCGAGACTGGGGTGAACCCTCAGGTCAGCCGATCCCGCAACccctttgggctggggcaggggcctcCTGTTCCTACATGTTAACCCCTTCACGGCCTGTGCCCCTCAGATCCACAGTTCCAAGGTCACTGCGCTGCACAGCTGCGGGGACGTGCTGGTGACGGCAGCGCTGGATGGAGACGTCAAGATCTGGGAGCACGCCACGAGGAGACTGGTGGGTGGCGTGAAACGATGCTCCTCACTccaacccacagccccgccctgggctcccccagctctaccagtgcccctcactccccacccgtAGCCCCCTGTTagcccaaccctgggctcccccccgagCTCTGCTAGTGCCTCTCactccaacccacagccccctgccagcccagccctgggctccccacccccgagctctgccagtgccccttactccccacccacagccccaggcTCTCTGATCCCTGgttctctctctgcagctggggCAGTTCCGTTGCACTGCCCCTGTCTCCTGCCTGCAAGCCCGGCCTGGTCCGGCCTCCCAGCTGCTCTTGGCCGTGGGCGACATCCTGGGCAACGTCTATTTCCTGGAGTGGGCCTGTCTGCGGGGGGACGAGGCTGAACCCTGATCCATGTGAGCGGCAATGACACAATAAAGCCACCCGCTGAGCTGCAAAGAACAGGGCCTTTGTTCAACTGTCCcggcctggcccctcccccagagcgaGGGGGGGCTAAGAGGCCAGAGACATGTCCCCTCTGCCCAGTCCCTTGGGATCTAtcaggccccaggcccccaccCTTGTGTTACTGCTTCGGGCctgtccatggggctggatgagGGCGAGAGGGTCGCGACATTGTATCTCAAGCCCCCATGCCCTAGGCATAGCCTAATTGGGGGAAAACACCCCCCAGCACGCTGCAGCCAGAAATGCAGCAGGGCGCAATCAGGGCTGGTACCAAATTTATTGCTGTAGAAAGCAGCCAGAGGGCCATTTCCAcaggagtcccgggggagagGGGTGTCTCCCGACCGGGGGGGCTTGTCACCACAGCGGGGCAAAGCTGAAGCGCACTTGGAGCAGGTAGCGCATCCGCACCTGACCCGGGTCGTAGACGACGAACTCGTTGTAGTTGAGGGTGTAGCCATGGGGGTTCGTCACGCCCATCTCCACGGCTGGGCCCAGCGGCACTGCGGCCCCATCCCTAGGGGGAGATGAGGCGGAGGTCAGGGCAAGGGTAGGTCAGCCCCCCAGATGCCTGGTTCTCTCCCATTCTGGGGGGCAGCGCCAGGCATGCATGGCTCCTGGCCTGCACAGGTTTGCTGCTCTTTCCCCGGAGCCCCCCCCAGCCGGCTGGCACCGAGCAGCAGCCGCGacgggctggggaggggcacccTGGGGGCCGAGCACCTGGCTCTGCTTGACTCGCTGCAGCGGGCGGGCAGGACCTGCACCCATGGGCCGGGTTCTCCCCTTGCCGGccttcaccccctgccctgagctggcAGCTGGGTTGGCGCCGGGCTGTTCAAACGCGACACGGCTATTTCTCCTCTGGGCCTGGAACCAAACCacggtgggggggctgcaggaccGGCCCGTtggggggtacaggaggggggctggagcaggcacGGATttccctgggggcagagggggggcagCTCTGCCTACCCTGAAGGTCCAGGCTGGCTCTAAGTGTCTCGCCTGGGGTCATGAAAAactgggggggtcccaggagagtCCCGCAAACCAGCTTCTCCTGGGGCCAAGTGAGTCTCCACTGAGCAGCAgcgaaggggctggggggggactgTGGCATCGTGCCAGGGGGCAGAGCTTTCCGCTCATGCTATCCCCCCTGGGCCTCCGTCACTCAGGGTGAGTGCCatgggctgccagccctgccccctctccggTACTCACAGCATGATGCTATTGGTGGGAGCGGGTGCCAGCTTCCCCAGCCCCTTGGTGCTGTGCTTCCCGGGCGGCAGCTTCCCGGCCTCGGCATtcgcctccagcagctcctggcaCTCACCCAGGGCCACCTACAACGGGAGAGGGGCACCAAGTCCACAGCTGCCTGTGCGTCCTGCCCAgagcaggaagagaacccagcccCATCCTGTTCTAACCCCAAGACCcgactccccttccagagccagacATGAACCCAGGTGCTCTGGGCCAGGCTCGCGCTCTGGGGTGGCACTCACCtcgcacagcagcagcaggcccaCGTCGCGCTGGCGCGAGGCGAAGCAGTAATTGGCGCTCTTGGACGACATGTCTGCGAAGTAGATGCCCTTCCCAAACTGGGGGTGAGAGATGGGGGGTGGTGAGGGATTAGACTagctgagggggagggagctgggaaagGGCCGAGGGGGAACAGGCAGGCAGCTggggacaagggggggggggtctcaccaTGTAGCCGGTGACGGGGGCCTCAGGGGGCGCCACTCGCAGCCCCTGGCTCAGGATCCCCACCCAGTTGCCCAGCCGGGAGCCATGCCACAGCAACGTcctggggggaagaaagggggggggggtgagccccattcccagcccccaaACCTTCCCTCCCATGCCTAGCCTCCCCGCTTCCCCGCAGTACCCAGCCCCTTTACTGGCTGGGATCCAACCTCCGCCCCACCAGACTCTCCTCCTGTGACCAAGCGTGAATTGTCTAACACTTTTACTCTgccgctgtgtgcctcagtttcccctgtgcctGGCACTGAAGCAGAAGGGTTCGCTTAGCtcggagggatgtggggggggcaaTGCTGGGAGGGAGCTGacagagccagggggagggggggcagcctgGTTGCACAGATGTAACCCACCAGGCGCAGGACAAACCCACCTGTTCCCATCCCTGGGcccccccagctgctcctgccccgaggatgccccccagcccctcaccggTTGGGCAGGCTGGCGCGGAAGGGGGGCTCGCCGGCCCGGCGCAGGGTGAAAGCCTCCAGCAGCTCCATGGAGTAGTCACGGTGGGTGGGCGCGTGGGTGGAgagcaggtaccgctccagcaccTGGGGGGAGCCGTGGGGCGTGAgccaaccccagccctgcccccctccccacccgcctgGCCCTTTTCAGCGCCCGCCCCCCACATGCCCCTGGTCACTGCCCCCTCACctggcctccccagccccacactgccccccttgCCCGCCCCCCCAGCCTACACTGCTCCCCACCGCTCCCCAACCCACCTTGCCCCCCAGCTTCCCCACTGCtggcccctcgcagccccccgaCCTGGAAGTGGGCAGAGTCCCGCTCCAGGGGGTGGAGCTCACAGCCCAGTGTGCGGTAGCTCCGGTCCAGCGGGTGCTCCTGGCCATGCAGCTCCAAGCGCGCCAGCTTGACGGCGATCTGGATCTCGCCCagggcctggggggtggggggaagtcaggggtcagagggggatggacagacagagagatGGAGGGACAGATTTCCCGCCCCCCCGCtcacctccagcagctgcaccttCTCCTGAAGCTCCTGCCACGTCCGGATCAATGGGGGTGGCTGAAGCctgggggtgtgtatggggggggggggagagaagcagagtgagCCAGGCCTAGGGAGAGTGGGGGGGACCTAGAGCCCCAgcgaggaggcagagcagggcagggtagGGGGTGCTTGGAGGGTcaggggtagggttgccaggcgtccggttgttgaccggaacacccagtcgaaaagggaccctggcagctccagttaGCACTGCTGGaagggccattaaaagtccggctggcggcacagcggggctaaggcaggctctgcgcggctcccagaggcagtggcatgtccccactccagctcctaggcattggggcagccagggggctccgcacgctgctcccgccccaagcaccgtggttcccgaccaatgggagctacgggggcaacgcctgcagacagggcagtgcaTAGAGCCACCTCGctgtgcctccacgtaggagccagaggaggaacatgccactgcttctgggagctgcttgaagtgagcaccacccggagcctgcacccccgagccccaaccccctgccccagccctgatccccctctcaccctccaaacccttcgatcccagcccagagcaccctcctgcaccccaaacccctaatacccagctctgccccagagcccgcacccccagctggagccctcacccccccacactccaaccccctgccctccgaccccccctgccccagtccagagtcccctcctacactccaaacccctcatacccGGCCaagccccagagccctcacaccccctgtaccccaaccccctgccttagcccagtgaaagtgagcgagtgagtgagggtggggagagtgagcaacagagggaggggggatggagtgagcaggggcggggcctcagaggaggggtggggcaagggtgtttggttttgtgcaagtagaaagttggtaaccctaggcAGGAGGTGCTCGGAGCAGGCGGGGGGCACTCGGCACGGCGGAGCATGCTGGGAGCGACActcggggggaggagcgggggggggcactGACCCAAAGTCATGGGGCACACGGGTGTAGAACTCGTTGCAGGCTTCCAGCAGGGCCCATCCAGTGTCCCCGGCCCGCAGAACCGCCTCCACCTTCTGCAGTGACTGGAACCCAGCACGGATCTGCTCCACCGTCAGCTTCCCTGGGGGGAGCGGGTCAGAACCACTAGCGCCCGGCACCCCCCAGGGGCCCCCCGACTCCCCCagatcccctgccccccagaaccctctcaaccACAGCCCAGATCTGCCGGCCCCCGccacccccaatccctcccccacACGCCCACGGGGGGCTCACCGAGAGGGGCCTTCTTGGTGTCATACTTCATCTCCAGCACCATCTCCTCCATGGCCTGCAGGTCGCAGATCAGCCCCAGCAGCGCCTGCACTCGGGGGTCTAGTCGTGAGGCTGGTTTGGGCTGGGGCCCCCCCGCGCAGCTTGGCTCTGCGgcctgggcaggggggggggttgttactgGATCTCCCAGCCGTACCCGGAGCACCCCCATCCTGCCACCCAGCAATGCTCCCATGGAGGTGGGACACAGGGCCCACTGCTTCTCCACGCGAGCTGGGGGGCCTGCGTGGGCTTCGGGATCCATGTGCAGGTAATATGGGGCAGGGGGCTATGTGCAGGGGGTCACGAGGCCAGCTGTCCTCGTGCAGGTCGTATGGGGGGGCTGTaagggggggtgtcacactcacGGGGGGCTGGCTGTCCATGTGCAGCAGGTCGTACTTGCCAGGCACTTTCTGGAAGTTGCACCGCTCGGCCCAGTGGTTTTTGGTCTTGTCGAGGAACCTGGGGAGAGACCGGAGagggaggcgaggagggggcaggctccaaggggtttggggggaggggggggactcaCTTCTTAGTGAAGATCTCCTTGGCCTGGGCAAGGTCCCCAGCGCAGGACACCAGCGCGTGCTGGCCCGGCCGCCCCACTGCAGGGACagtgccccctgccgagccccccactccctgcagcacaatgctccctgccgagccccctgctccctgcagcacagcgccccctgccgagccccctgctccctgcagcacaacgccccctgccgagccctgcccccactccctgcagcagggcgccccctgccgagccccgcccccactccctgcagcacagcgccccctgccgagccccgcccccactccctgcagcacagcaccccccgcTGGCCTCCCTCTCCTCACTCCACACAGTGCCCCCAGTGCTCACCACGTTGCGCAGCTCCTCCAGCGAGGGGCGACTCTTGCGGGCCCGCCCAGGGGGGGCCGACTGGGCGTAGAACTCATAGCAGGGGCTGACGTCCATTGTGGTCGCGTAGTCCGGGGGAGCCGAGAGGGAGCCCCCCTCATccgcctggccagagccctcCATGGACGGGGCCGGGGGGCACGGCTGGGGCCTTGCCCCCTCCTTGCCTTTGTCCAGGGCGGGGCCCGTCTGGAGCTTCCGCACCTTGAACCGGCCCAAGGCCAGAACCGTCTTGTAGGCCGGGGACTCCATGGGGGTGCCAGGTCcacctgggggtgaggggggaatccAGTACTTTGGGCAGGAAAGGGTTAaactcaccccaccccactcactgaGCAGGgcctgtccctgccagcaggaggcaacagggacacacacacacacatgctctctctctctctctctctctgagttttctttccattttagagATTGTgaaactggggatagaacccaggagtcctggctcccagcccctccccctgctctaagcactagaccccactcccctcccagagctaggagagaacccaggagtcctgcctcccagtcccacATCACCACCTCgttctaatcactagaccccactcccctcccaggcctggggggctgggagccagaactcctgggttcccttTCCTCAGGGTGGCGGAAGATGCAGATGGACAGAAAATCCCGCCCGCCCCTCAGTACCTGCTACCTTTCCGCTGGCCCTGAGTTCAATCCTgtgtccctctccccagcccctccttgcCTTATAAAGGGCCCAGGCTGAGAGGCCAGGCCGGGCCCTCCAGAACCGGCCCAGGCAGCCCCCGGCCGGCCCCACCGCCCTGCCCCtaatccccccccacaccctctccaaACACGGAGACTTTCCATCAGCCCCGGCCCCCCTGTTTGCTCTGCTTATCAGCCCCGCGTTCTTTCCACTGGGGCCCACTCCGCCCAgctctgcttggggcaggggcacgggacagggcagaggggccagaggacacccccccccagtgcatggtggggggcagttagggctgggctggaggcccAGGGGAATCGCCACCGGGAGGGAGCTGTGTGGGGGATAGGAGCCATGGGGGGATGGGTAGGGGGTGGTGTGTGGGGCAGCACAAATTCACCCCGAGCAGGGCTTGTGTGTCCGTGCGCCCCCTGATGGAGGGGACGGGCCCTGCTTGGGGGGGTGTTTGTCCTTGCCCCATACTGCCGAGGGGGATTCTCCTCAGTACACGCTGCTCCGCGGGCAGGCCAAGCAGAGTGCCAGGCCTGCACAGCCCCATGGCGCAAGCCCCACAGGCACCTTTGACAATGAGGTAGGTTTGTGTCCCCCTGCAAATATTcttaccccttccccaaaatggcTCTAGGCGCTCAGCTGGAAACTAGCCccagggtgggagggtggggaacCCCAGCAGAGACAGCAGGTGGGGCAAGAATTTAGGAGCACCCTACCCACAAATCCCATCACCCCACCCAGCCAGCTCATCCCCCACCTATCCTGTACACTccaccccatacaccccatcccccacccagccatcccatccccccaccccatcctccaccccccacccaaacaTCCCATCTCCCCATCCCATACACCCCATCCAGCCATCCAGTACCCCCTCTCCCACTCCATTTCACCTCGCACCCCCCACACAACTGTCCTTCCacatccacccctccatccactcCAACCTGTCTATCATTCTGAACTccgcctcccccttccccaccactcctcccctccccaccctcctttgTTCTATTCCGGCTCTTTACACTCTGATGGAAAAACTAATTTGAACAAACTTTTCCGACCCCAGCTGGGAAAAGCGCCTTTATCCCCTGGCGCtgcccagcccccatggggggggggggtcatgctcCAATGGgggtctaaccactagaccccactcccctccagagacagaacccaggaatcctggctcccagccccccgctttaaccactaggccccactcccctcccagagacagaacccaggagtcctggctcccagtccccctgctctaaccactagaccccactccccatctACCCCCTGAAGCCCCTGTGCTTTGGACTCCTAGATACCAGCGCCTGGGAACTTCTGTCCTTCCCCACTGGCGAATCCCcaccaggggaggggggcaataAAGAGGCTAggacatccctccctgcccccaggaatcCCACCCACTCCCCACAGCCAGGGGCCTCCAGGCTTAGGGCTCCTGGCCAGAAGCTCCTGGCCGCAGGGCTGCAGTCCAAGGGGAGGGCAGTATGGGGCCCAGGACACgcggggggctggcagggagcccgGCCTGCCCAGACCCGGCTATAATTAACCCCTGGGATTGGGGCCAATGCTCCCCCGCAGCTACCCCGTCTCCAGGCCTCGGGAAGGGTCGTCCCACAGTCCACCCCACAGCGGGCCCCAGCAGgtaggggacagggctgggggggggggggcgggggaggctgcgGGGCAGGAACTCTGGGACTGGAAGGGGGAGAAGGACAGGGTGAGGCTGTGCGTCAAGCCTACACACCCCACAGCAAATGCAGACACACAGATATAGCAACTACACACAGAGCACAACCCTCCCCAGCaactacaca
This DNA window, taken from Emys orbicularis isolate rEmyOrb1 chromosome 12, rEmyOrb1.hap1, whole genome shotgun sequence, encodes the following:
- the LOC135886140 gene encoding poly [ADP-ribose] polymerase 2-like, yielding MESPAYKTVLALGRFKVRKLQTGPALDKGKEGARPQPCPPAPSMEGSGQADEGGSLSAPPDYATTMDVSPCYEFYAQSAPPGRARKSRPSLEELRNVVSTGGTVWMGRPGQHALVSCAGDLAQAKEIFTKKFLDKTKNHWAERCNFQKVPGKYDLLHMDSQPPAAEPSCAGGPQPKPASRLDPRVQALLGLICDLQAMEEMVLEMKYDTKKAPLGKLTVEQIRAGFQSLQKVEAVLRAGDTGWALLEACNEFYTRVPHDFGLQPPPLIRTWQELQEKVQLLEALGEIQIAVKLARLELHGQEHPLDRSYRTLGCELHPLERDSAHFQVLERYLLSTHAPTHRDYSMELLEAFTLRRAGEPPFRASLPNRTLLWHGSRLGNWVGILSQGLRVAPPEAPVTGYMFGKGIYFADMSSKSANYCFASRQRDVGLLLLCEVALGECQELLEANAEAGKLPPGKHSTKGLGKLAPAPTNSIMLDGAAVPLGPAVEMGVTNPHGYTLNYNEFVVYDPGQVRMRYLLQVRFSFAPLW